Proteins from one Juglans microcarpa x Juglans regia isolate MS1-56 chromosome 6S, Jm3101_v1.0, whole genome shotgun sequence genomic window:
- the LOC121236913 gene encoding probable long-chain-alcohol O-fatty-acyltransferase 5 yields MSTTPQSPPWVLDQTLHHYIQRSKRAREREGESAEMEGEVKNFIKVWIVVMASLCYCYYAVARIRGGMLRLLYLLPIFYLFTILPLTLHTFHFGVTTTFFLVWLGNFKLLLFAFNQGPLSPPPPNLFHFISIACLPIKIKQDPTLNKDHKPLNTRNGKNPSYQKAKNSKQSSPNLETPSNPLTTKVSRSILFLIKALLLAMIVRAYDNRPNLHPSVILALYCGHLYLGVEIILALAAAPARAIFGFELEPQFNEPYLATSLQDFWGRRWNLMVTSILRPTVYNPTRRVSARVVGPRWASLPAVLATFLVSGLIHEVVYYYATRANPTWEVTWFFVLHGLCVVIEIVVKKAVMDRWQLHRAISGPLTIGFVAVTGAWLFFPQLLRSHLDDKIIHESSILMAFISWPLYKL; encoded by the coding sequence ATGTCTACCACCCCGCAGTCCCCACCTTGGGTCCTTGACCAAACCCTCCACCATTACATTCAAAGATcaaagagagcgagagagagagagggagagagcgcGGAAATGGAAGGTGAAGTGAAGAACTTCATCAAGGTATGGATAGTAGTGATGGCATCTCTGTGTTATTGTTATTATGCAGTTGCCCGAATCAGAGGGGGCATGTTGAGGCTCCTCTATCTCCTTCCCATCTTTTACCTCTTCACCATCCTCCCCTTGACTCTCCACACTTTCCATTTCGGTGTCACCACAACCTTCTTCCTTGTTTGGCTTGGCAACTTCAAGCTCCTCCTTTTCGCCTTTAATCAAGGCCCTCTATCCCCACCCCCTCCAAacctttttcatttcatctccatCGCTTGCCTTCCAATCAAAATCAAACAAGACCCAACTCTGAATAAAGATCATAAGCCTCTAAATACCAGAAACGGCAAAAACCCATCCTACCAAAAagccaaaaactccaaacaatCATCTCCAAATTTAGAAACACCTTCGAACCCCTTGACCACAAAAGTGTCTAGATCCATTTTGTTTCTCATAAAAGCCTTGCTTCTTGCTATGATAGTACGAGCCTATGACAATAGACCAAATCTGCACCCATCCGTCATCTTAGCTCTGTACTGTGGCCACCTCTACCTAGGCGTAGAGATTATCCTAGCCCTAGCTGCTGCTCCTGCTCGAGCCATCTTCGGCTTTGAGCTGGAGCCACAGTTCAATGAACCCTACCTTGCCACCTCACTACAGGACTTTTGGGGCCGTAGATGGAACCTTATGGTCACAAGCATTCTGCGCCCCACAGTTTATAACCCGACACGTCGTGTCTCTGCGCGTGTCGTTGGGCCACGCTGGGCCTCACTGCCGGCGGTGCTCGCGACCTTCTTGGTATCGGGCCTCATACACGAAGTAGTATATTATTACGCAACTCGTGCGAATCCTACGTGGGAGGTGACGTGGTTCTTTGTCCTACATGGCCTGTGCGTGGTGATCGAGATAGTGGTGAAGAAGGCGGTGATGGACAGGTGGCAGTTGCATCGGGCAATCTCGGGACCGTTGACGATAGGATTTGTAGCGGTAACGGGCGCATGGTTGTTCTTCCCGCAACTATTGAGAAGTCATCTCGATGACAAAATCATACatgaatcttcaattttgatggCTTTTATAAGTTGGCCCTTGTATAAGTTGTAA